The following coding sequences lie in one Chryseobacterium culicis genomic window:
- a CDS encoding HesB/IscA family protein, with product MIKVSDYAKEKAIQLMTEDGFNPAEDYIRVGVKSGGCSGLEYVLKFDNQKTDTDQIFEDNNIKIIIDKKSILYLAGTTLEYSGGLNGKGFVFNNPNASRTCGCGESFSL from the coding sequence ATGATAAAAGTATCAGACTATGCAAAGGAGAAAGCCATCCAGTTAATGACGGAAGATGGTTTTAACCCTGCTGAAGATTATATAAGAGTAGGGGTGAAAAGCGGCGGATGCTCTGGTTTAGAGTATGTTTTAAAGTTTGATAACCAAAAAACAGACACAGATCAGATTTTTGAAGATAATAACATCAAAATTATTATAGATAAAAAATCCATCCTTTATTTAGCGGGAACAACTCTTGAGTATTCAGGAGGATTGAACGGAAAAGGGTTTGTTTTTAACAACCCGAATGCATCCAGAACATGTGGGTGCGGGGAATCATTTAGTCTTTAG